AAAGGGCCAGACTAAAGGAGAACCGAGATTATGGGATTATTGAGTATGATAAAGTTTAGCCGGCGTCTAGGCACACAGAATGTGTAAATTGAATCAAGAAATGACAATTTTTTGTCATTCTAAATCTGCAAATGTAGCTAGTTTCCACCACCcttctattataaaagtcGTACAATTCTCCTGGTGTAGGCCTTTTGCAATAAATAATGTGACGGTTGTATTATGTGTTTTATAGTCTACGAGTCCCAGTATGCCAACCGTATCAGATGAATCCGTTCTTCGCGATAAAAGGCTCTTTTCCCGTGGCCGGGCAAAGGTTTTTCTACAACATCTACAATATTCTGGCACCTCAAGCAGAGGGGAGATTGATATGAAGCATGTAAACCGCCTGATCTCCGTCTTTCAAAGTGAAGGCTGCATCCGCCTGCATACCCCCGAGCACTACGTGCCAGTAATAATAAGTCGACAAGACCTGACGCAGTCTCTTCACCACTCGCGCTTGCGTATAGGGCATTTAACACAGGAAGGAGAGCCTCCCTTTTTGGTTGTACCCAAGGGGGTTCAAATCGAGGTATTACACGGGGAGCACCGCCTTCATGCGGCCAAGCAATTTTTAGAGCCCACGGAGCGTTGGTGGGTGGTAGAGATTTACCTCTCAGGTATGCTTGGTTTGGAAGATCCATAAACTAAGCTGATACCGCATAGACCTGCAGGAATCGACAAAGCAGTCCATCCGGGAGGAGTATGCCCATGAATTAAAGTTTAGTGATGGAGATATATACCGCAAAATCCGATTTTACGAACAACTCAATAACACGACTCAGGTCGAAAAATGGAAGGCAAGGCTCTCAGATGGGAAATCCAAATATTTACAACACCTAGAAAGCCCATTTAATCAAAGGATTCGGACAAAGTTTGATCAGTTATTACCTTTCACTGGGTTGTGGAGTGATTTGGAACTTGGAGCTTTTACTCATATATTACATCTCCGATGCCCTGAGGTACCCACGCACAATTCTTTGATCTTTCCCTGTCAATATTTACAGTGAGACTAGGAATTTAGTCATTATCTCGATCGAATTTATCGAACCTGGACATTGATtctggaagaaaatgaacaTTTTAGCCTCCTTGACGGTAGTACGGTGTGTAGCTTGGAGACGCTTACACCTCAAGCATCACAGGACGCTGCATTGGTTACAGACCTGATGGACAAGGGCGAACTTTTCCCTGCGATCTCTGACCAATCGACTCGTGGCAGAATTAAAGCCAAGTTAAGGGAAGTTCAGGGACGTATTTTATCCCTTAGAACTTTCTTCGATGACAGCAAATGTATGGAGGCCTGGGTCATATCACTCCGGCCAATCATACCGCCGATACGCCGGAACGCAAACATCTCCTTCCGTGAAGCCATCTTCCATTGCTTTCAGCCTGCGGATTATAACGAAGTACCACTACAAGTGTCAGGAGGAAGATTTAAAACGTTTCGAGGATCTACAAAGGATTGTAAAAGAATCGCGTATCTCATGCTCTTCCTTGTTGCGGTGCGAAATTTCCCCGTCCTAAGTCGAAAAGCGCCTCATTATACGCGTGGTAAAAAAAGACCAATAGTGGAAGGTTCCCTCGATGAATATCAGTCACATTTGGCGCGGGTAGCGAAGAAAATCGGTTTTGCCAGTGATAAGATTTCAAAGCTATCAGGAGCCGATCCTGATGTTGTTGCGATTCaatcttttctctcccgaaTCCGACCGCCACAGCTATGGGATATTGATGAGCATCGGGTCTCTTCATTAAAAGACCACATCGCTATTGAGCTGGGACGACTTGCTACTCGCCGAGACCGTGGTACACAGCCAAAGCTTACGCGGGAAATTGGTCGCCTTCCAAAGAATTGTCGTTGTGGACTTCCTGACACCGAATCTTACGAGGCAGACAAAGACTATCTTTATATTGATGATATTTACACTTTTGCCCCTTCCGGAGGGAGCCATTTAACATCATTAGCCTTTCAGCGGGATATCTTTATATGTTTCTTTGGGGAAGTTTCGCTGTCTGGTGCATATTCCTGTACTTCTACTCCTGGAAGTGAAAGTTCTCCTGAAGACTCAGATACCAATAGCTCGACAGCTGAGGATGCCTTGTTTGTTGAAACAGAGGATGAGCCCGAGGTGCCCGAGGTGTCAGTGCTCGGCTCTGGTGCCACCGTATCTCCGAGACTTTCTGGTGAGGTCTCCCCGGTTCCGGTCCAGCGAACAGGGTCAAGCAACTACGACACCGCAAGTGATGCCCCTGAAAGTAGACCAGCCACATACGTACCGAACTATGGCCAATTTGGGGAAGAGCCTCGACTAAGTGATTCAGATACGGGCGAACAATTTCCGAGAGCCCCAGGCTTCGAACCAAAAGAGGGGTTGTGTATGTACGAATTCCACAACTTGAGAAGTAATAAGAGAATCTCAACAATTATCCATGAATTTCTCTCTACAAAGTCAGTTTTTGTCCTTTATAATTGGACCACACGACAATACGCCAAGTTCCAAGACCTTCCTGGAGATCATCTCGCATTCGGCTCACAAGCCGCAGAGCTTGCTGATAAAGGATATAAATTTGTATGCTTTGAATCTGATAGCTCAATATCCCCTCTTGCTCTGCCAAATCTCTGGGAGGctttaaaagaaaatagccTGATATTTTCCGGAAAACGGACTCCTGATGTATGGTCAAGAGAGGAGTTTTTGGAAAGCCTGAACCTTATATAACAGCGCCCGAGAGCgcctaccaccagtgactACCTACCACCGGTGACTACCTCCCACCAGTGACTTcctaccaccagtgactgcctaccaccagtgattgcctaccaccggtgactacctaccaccagtgattgcctaccaccggtgactacctaccaccagtgactgcctaccaccagtgattgcctaccaccggtgactacctaccaccagtgattacctaccaccagtgatTACCTACCACCGGTGACTACCTCTCACCAGTGActacctaccaccagtgactgcctaccaccggtgactacctaccaccagtgattacctaccaccagtgactacctaccaccggtgactacctaccaccagtgactacctaccaccagtgactgcctaccaccggtgactacctaccaccagtgattacctaccaccagtgactACCTACCACCGGTGACTACCTCCCACCAGTGActacctaccaccagtgactgcctaccaccagtgattgcctaccaccagtgactGCCTACCACCGGTGAATGCCTCCCACTGATGACTGCCTTCCCTTAGTAGTAGCCCCTCACTGTCAATGAGCTTCACAAAAGTCGATTGCATTTGGCAATCGAGGCCATTCAATAGAGCTTCTAGATGACCATATATTATTCGttagataaatagattagaaatgCACCTCTAAAAAAGCGTCATCTGATTGTGGCATTAATAGAAGAGTTATTAGCGACTTGGACAGTTAAGATACAGTTGCGTTCGGCTAGTATGTAAAAGTGAGAGGTCCATCCAATAATTCACTTTGTCATAGGTATGAATaaaacattttttttttttgaccTCACAAGCAaggcttttgcttttcccgTTACGTATCCTTTTATCTTGGAGGTTGAACATTGCATGTTTTGATGTGGATACCCTGGCATTCTTCAACCAATCAAGAAGGTTCATGTCAGCACCGGCTTAAAAATAGGTTTGCGGCAATGCAATTAAGCGCCTTGTTGCGCCTACACGAAGCCAAAATCCGTTATTTAATTTACGGCGAGTCTTCAGTGATTGATAGTATTGAGTCAACTAATTTGCGGGGCAGTCACCACAGGACGGAGATCAAGGTAGTTTTGGTGCATAACCTGTTCTCAATACTTGTGCAATGTAcctaataaattatatccCTTACATATGTTGTGCAGATCCTACTATTTCAACTTCACATTAAACAGAAGATATATCCACTGTAGCAGTATAGAACCCACTGTGTCACAAGCGGTGCATTCATAAGGAAGCATTGTGGAAAGCTTTTCAAGTAGCTTATCAGTCTATACATCGGCAGCCCTGGGAATTTGAACTGAGCTACAAACAAACGCCAACTGAGAAAAAGCGCTTATGTGTGTCGTGTACACTAGAAGCCGAATCGCGCAGATAAGAAATGCGCGTTTTTGACAGTTGATATACGTGTTTAGTGACCACCAATATAACTCCTTAAGCGCCGCTACCTGACACTTGAGGAACAGGTAAGTGCTCCGATAATGACGCAGCCCCCCCCCCAATCATAGATAAATGTTTATCTTTATAGACAATTATCGAAGGTTGAACCTGGAAATCTAATTCTGTAATAGGATCAAGGTTTAGAATGAACATTTAATGCGCAGAAGTCGCATGGTCTATTTTTAGGGCATTTAGACTGGCGCCGAACATTGGGAAGTTGCGCAAGTGAAGAATTTATACATAGAGGTTCGATACCTATTCAATACGGAATTTATAGTAGCATAAGGCAGGTATGTCTACGCCAGCTAACAAAAAGCGCGCTTCGGAACGTTTAAAGTGCCGGAAAGAGCTATCAAACCATTTGAGTAAGTACTTATGTCCTTGACAACGTGCCTATTattgatcttgaagaaaaCACCCTTTCTCTCCTAGTACCTCCATCCGAAATACGGCTGCATCCCCAAGCAGGCGATGAGTACATGTGGCAATGCAACAATAACTGCAAGCATCTATTCTCGAAAAACCTCAGCGACTTATCTACCAACAATTATATTGAGATCTACAGCGCCCTCGAGAATGGTGATATATGGGCTGTTGAGAACAATATAACGGCGAACGAAATGCAAGGTAAACAAGCACAAGAAGTGGGGAGACTGCGGGAAGAATACGAAAAGCTCAAGCTGGAGCACTTTCATCtacaaaagaagaacaagcaatTGACAATGCTCCTGCTATTACATAATAGACGTTCAGACTGGCTTGGTCAATCCCTTGCGAAGGCAGAAATACAAAGTCGGACACTGGCTGGAATTCTAGAGCAGCTAAAGCAAGGCCTTAACAACAATTTACCTCATGCATAGAAGCAGCTACGATCTGTTTCCTTGAGCAATCTACGTTAGGTCTTCGCAAGGTCGTTCAGACCAACACCAATACTTTACATGTGTATGCTACAAATTAGCGATATGTGTAGTTTATGGATATTCTTCATTATGAACACTTAGCAGTCCTTTAAAACTACTCCTGGCGGTAAAAGCGAAAGATGGGAATTAAAGAGTAAAAGCACGATGCCAAAATCAAAACTTCACTGACAATTTGTAACTTAGTACATTAAAAAAGCGTAGAACATGTGCTATACTTTAGCATCTCCAATCTGGGATTACTTCACTTTTCGTGAAGCCTTTGTAGCTTTGCGCCTATCACTTATAGGTAGCTCCCGCTGCCAGTTTGGGCTTGAGTCTCCAAGTGCTCCATCTGTATACAGGTTGGCAAACCTTCTCGCGACAGTGCTGTTTTGGGGCCGATTCACCCCTTCACTACCTGCAATCCTTCCGTTGCTGGTTGAAGGACTTTGATGCACTGATAAAGATGCATTTCTCAGATCCAAATCCACCTGGGTAACGTTAGGATATTGTGGACTTGTTCCAGTTAAAGCTTCTCGGTATCGACCATCCTGCTCAATTGCTAGTTGATACAGTAAGACATCAACTTGGAATTCGGTCAGGCTGCCCATGATATACCTGAAGCTTTCACGGGTTTCCCATGTCCAAGCACCATCCAACCATTGAATCCAGATATATGTTTCGGGATATCGAATATTGCGGGGATGCAGAGAGGAAGTTGGATCCAGCTGCAGTTTATTGTTCACGGCGTAGGCAACAAGGCCGAGTCCTTTGATAAATCTAGAATCATACTTGGATGGATTATTTAAGCCCCTGTTGACTCGTGCGCTGGAGGCGATATCCTTCATGTGCTGAATGTGAGGTGGAAGACTCGTGGCAGAAACCACCCGGGCCATTCTCTTCGTATGGTATTGGTGACCGATGATCAGCGTGTATCCATGTCCTTGCCGTTTACACCAGCCAAGAATTGAGCCAGCCTTAAATGGAATTCCATATTGCTTTTCTGCTTGAACTTGGACGTCGTTCAACATTGTACATAGTTTCCAGCTCGATAGGTCAGAGCTAATATTAGAGTCAAATTCGGCGTCAGATTCGGCGTCAGATTCGGCGTCAGAGTTGGCGTCAGAGTCGGCGTCAGATTCGGCGTCAGAGTCGGAGTCAGAGCCGGAGTCAGAGCCGGAATCAGAGCCGGAGTCAGAGCCAGAATCAGAGCCAGAATCAGAGCCAGAATCAGAGCCAGAATCAGAGCCAGAATCAGAGCCAGAATCAGAGCCAGCATTAAACTCGGGGCCAGATCGATCTtgattctcttcttttgCCGTAAAGCTCGACTCAAAGTCGGATTTTGACTCTAAATGTCGCTCCAGCTGAGCTTCCGAGTCGTGACCAACCTCGAAACCAACTTTATCAAAAGGTATCTTTCTCGACTGCTGCTGGGGTAAACTTTGGTAATATTCCATGAACTGCTCCCATTCAATGTTCCAGGTTTCTGGCCAGTGGAACCGTTTGATGGCTCCTTTCAACCTAGCCTGCGCCTTTCTAAACTTCTTTGCATCCTGCGATACATAATAGGTAGCAGCGGCTTCTTTGATCTGCTCACGTAACCAAGTGAACAAATCTAGATCCAATGTTCCGTCATCCTGTCTTCGCCTATTTTGACTATTCTTGGCTTGGATCTGGTTGTTTAGTAACTTGAGCTGCTTCACTATCGGGGTATGTTGCTCGCCTTGTGAGCTCCAGAGCAGTGACGCAATTAAAGGTGCTGCCGCATCATATTGTTCTGTATAAAGAGACATCTTTTACTATGTTGATCAACTGGCTGACAATTTTTATAGAGAGTGAGAATGATGAGGGatatagaactatttaaatGTGGCATTAGATTAAAAAGGCTTCTTTGATGCAAAGTATTTGCTCCGCTATTGACGAGAAAGCGAACTTTTTGATCTCAACAAAAAGCGCATTtgctatatattaaaaaagctaCTTCTTATAATTAGTTAATCGAATGTATCAGGTCCCTGTAGATTAAGAGAACAAGAACTTATAACAGGAAACGAATAATGGCTCGGAATTTTCCTCTCGGTGTAGCGCTCCTAGGCCAGGAGCTTCTTATATATGCATAGGTGAACGCATTACATTGTGCTACAAAAGACAACGAGTAATgaagaatttttaatatagaatgTACTTTCATTCTAGTCTAAGCTACTGTGGGCGATGCTTTAATGTTCTTGAAAACGccatatattaatatacacTCCTGGATCCTTAGATATAACGCCTATATTCATCCTCACCACCGATTGCAGggctctcctcctcccaggGGTTGTTAAATACAACATTTTCAAGAGTCATCGCTTTTTTGTGTTTATCTTTAGATTTGGAGCGTTTTGTTTCTGTATGGCCAGATCTAGTAGACTTTGACGGTTTGGATTTGACCTTGGATTTTCGAGTGTCTGTATCGAATTTGTCGGTAGTTTTCGATTGTATGTCGGGCGTACCCTTAGAAATTCGTGCCTTTGATTTCTTTACAGATTTAGAACTGccttccttgttcttccctttgtctttctctttgtttttctccttgtttttctccttgtttttccctttgtTCTTATGTTCGGTTAGGTTGATGGGTTCTAAGTCGTTCTTCCCGGCCTTGTTACTATGACGCTTAGAGCTAAGCTGAATGGGTTTGGCCTTCCGATTAATATTCTTATGCTTCGAAGATTTTGGGGCATCTGGTGGCCTAGGGTCTGATGAAACCCTCGGTGTGTGAGGCTCTGCTATATGCTCCTTTCTCGTTCGTGGGTTGTTTACTCGTCGTTTTCTGTCTCGACTTTTATTATCTTGATGCTTTCGCGCTCGATGCTTGGACCGCCTCTCTGACTGTCTATCATCATGTTCTCTGTGTTCCCGTGCCTGACGCCTTTGCTTTTGGTGCTCAcgccttcctttctttgatcTATTGTGTCCTGGAGTTGGAGAAATTGGGGATTCGGGTGGTGTGAGTAGCTGGTCCTCTTCGCTGGACACTGACTCTAAGGATTCTTCATCCGATTCTTCTGACTGCGACGAGTACTCCTCTTCAGAAGATTCAGATTCGGTTTTTAGTTGTTCACCATCGCTATTGGTGACATCTTTTTCGACAACTGCCACGATCCGTTTATTTTTCCGAGCTCTTGGATGAAGATAGTGTGCTCCTCCATGGGCATTAGAGTTTCTCCAATGCTTATTTTTAACTTTACCGGCCTCCGTGAATGCCGGTTTCTTTCCCGTCACCGCTTTCCAGTACTGCCCCTCTTGCTTGATTGCCTTCTCATAGATCATAAAATCTACCACGGAAGGCTCTCCCCCGTAGACGAAACGTAGGCCGTCTCGAGACTCCCAAGTCCAACGACCATCTGTCCAACATACACTGATGTATGTCTCTGGGTACCAGGCCTTTTCCGTTGGTAGAAGGATTGATGTCGGATTATCTCGGTATTTTGGGTCCACTCTCCACGCGATTAGACCAAGGCCTTCAATGTGATCTCTAGATCGGTATTTGACATCTTTATCTCTCCGATACTTTCGAGCTATCTTTTTCCGTGCCAGTGATTGTTTTGAAATATGTATCGAAGGGCGCGATCGCCGATTAGCAGCTTCCAGGCGTGCTGTCTGTTTGCCTTTACATTCGTAACCAACAATGTATCCGTACCCTACGTTGCCATACTGGCGCCACGCCAAAGGCTCGCCATCATCTGGCATTCCCGCTTGAAGTGACTTTTTGCGTAGCTCCTTGAGAGGTGTTGCTGTTTGATGCCATTTGCTGTGGATGCCTCGATCACTGTGCCtgctccttgtccttctaTGGGAATAGTCGGATTCAGTACTAGAACCATCGTCGGAACCATCGTCGGAACCATCGTCGGAACCATCATCAGAACCATCGTCGGAACCATCATCAGAACCATCGTCAGATCCATTGTCAGATTCATTGTCAGATCCACCGTCGGAACCATCGGCGGAACCATCATCAAATCCATCGTCAGATCCATTGTCAGATCCATTGTCAGATCCATTGTCAGATCCATTGTCAGATCCATTGTCGGATCCATTGTCAGATCCATTGTCAGATCCACCGTCGGAACCATCGGCGGAACCATCCCTATACTCGCTTTCAGACTTATCTCCATATCTGCCATCAGTGTTGGGTCCTGGTACGTCCCCGTAAGTTGCTTTATAGAATTCCACGTAGTCCTGgtggctgaagaagaacataTCAGGATATCCCagtttcttcatctcattATTCGCAAAAGACCGGAATGTGTCATATCTTTCGGCTTCCATGGCCCCGGAACGTTCAAAATCCACCTTCAGCTCATTCAATTGGTTACGCAGCTCTCGAAAAAACTTTAAATTGATTTCGCCgtcattcttcttcctatccTGAAGTTTGTTGAGCTCCTTGATTGAATgatttatttgttttatttttttctcaaACACCTCCTCAATTATCCGTTCGTCATATAGCAGATCCTCGATAGTTGaccatttctttttatatatatcaagcAGCTCTGGGGTAGGAGCTGGGCGGTGAGATCGCCCTCTGTTGCCTGATGGTGAAGCCATCGCATTTATCGTTTACTTCACGGTACAAGAGATTTAAATCAAGGAAAATAGGGGAGAGGTTTTTAAAGGTAGATAATAGGCGCAAGAAGCTATTTATAGGACACTAGGATGCTAGGTTTGCATAGCAATTCGCTCCAATAGTTGTGGGCTCAAGAAAGCGTCTTTCTAAAATACGCCTTCAGCCAGTATCTCGCGGAATACGCATTTCTAGAAAGCTTCCCATGGGAAGGACATCTGACAAACAATATATGATGATACCTATTTATGTAGATAAAAATGGTTGTTTTCTGTAGGACAACGTGCAGCATGTCAACTATCCAGTCTTATTTGGCCCCACCACGTGGATGTCGTTCTAGGGTATGGCAATTCTATCGGCGATGGAGAACTCgcaacaaagaagaaggcccttACGAACTCTTCATTACATATACGCTGGAAAGGGTCTATGCTATACCGGATGATCTTCTTGAATCTGCTCGGCTTAAATGGCTGGCTGCTGAAGCtgatattaatagtattctatGGGGTACcatagaacaaagaaaagcggcCAAACAGAACTTGGAGTCCCTCAATAGCCGTGAATTTGATGATACTGGAGTGGGATGTATCGAGGTGGAGAATTGGTTCAATGCTGGTGATCAATTAGAAAAGGCGGTAAGGGATTATCATATCTACGGATCTACAGCTGTTCGTTTCCATCTCCCGGACAGTGGTACCTTgatactaatattaatagcGTTTCGAAGATGTTCGGGACTTCATATGGGAACGTATACAGAGCATGAAATATCCAACCGGTTGGAGGGTTAAGCGGGAAGACTTCCACACGCAAATCGAGAATAGCACAGCATATTACACCTTGATTAGACGACAAAGCCATATTGATACCCGCGACAGCGTTTTTCATGAATGGCTGCTAGAAAACCCACCATATGAGCCACCAGCATACAGGTCGAGTCCAGAAAGCGTGCAAATACTCCATGATGGGCTATCTACCAGGCTAAGAGATGCTCAGGGCCCCATACCAAATATGCCAGGCTACATTTTTCCGCCCTTGGGCTTCCGGAAGGAACATGAAACAGACTATTTCACGGGCGAGATCGTTTTACTTCCGGAATTTACAACACGCAATCCAGAAGATGGACCATATGGAGTTTTTATTGAAAGCACCGAGAACTGGTCAATGCCCTGTCCCCCAGATACCCTACCTACACTGCAGCCATTCTGGAACCGTGCCAGAAGCCATTTGCACTGC
The sequence above is a segment of the Aspergillus flavus chromosome 4, complete sequence genome. Coding sequences within it:
- a CDS encoding uncharacterized protein (expressed protein), with the translated sequence MSTPANKKRASERLKCRKELSNHLKNTLSLLVPPSEIRLHPQAGDEYMWQCNNNCKHLFSKNLSDLSTNNYIEIYSALENGDIWAVENNITANEMQGKQAQEVGRLREEYEKLKLEHFHLQKKNKQLTMLLLLHNRRSDWLGQSLAKAEIQSRTLAGILEQLKQGLNNNLPHA
- a CDS encoding uncharacterized protein (of unknown function-domain containing protein); protein product: MPTVSDESVLRDKRLFSRGRAKVFLQHLQYSGTSSRGEIDMKHVNRLISVFQSEGCIRLHTPEHYVPVIISRQDLTQSLHHSRLRIGHLTQEGEPPFLVVPKGVQIEVLHGEHRLHAAKQFLEPTERWWVVEIYLSDLQESTKQSIREEYAHELKFSDGDIYRKIRFYEQLNNTTQVEKWKARLSDGKSKYLQHLESPFNQRIRTKFDQLLPFTGLWSDLELGAFTHILHLRCPEEFSHYLDRIYRTWTLILEENEHFSLLDGSTVCSLETLTPQASQDAALVTDLMDKGELFPAISDQSTRGRIKAKLREVQGRILSLRTFFDDSKCMEAWVISLRPIIPPIRRNANISFREAIFHCFQPADYNEVPLQVSGGRFKTFRGSTKDCKRIAYLMLFLVAVRNFPVLSRKAPHYTRGKKRPIVEGSLDEYQSHLARVAKKIGFASDKISKLSGADPDVVAIQSFLSRIRPPQLWDIDEHRVSSLKDHIAIELGRLATRRDRGTQPKLTREIGRLPKNCRCGLPDTESYEADKDYLYIDDIYTFAPSGGSHLTSLAFQRDIFICFFGEVSLSGAYSCTSTPGSESSPEDSDTNSSTAEDALFVETEDEPEVPEVSVLGSGATVSPRLSGEVSPVPVQRTGSSNYDTASDAPESRPATYVPNYGQFGEEPRLSDSDTGEQFPRAPGFEPKEGLCMYEFHNLRSNKRISTIIHEFLSTKSVFVLYNWTTRQYAKFQDLPGDHLAFGSQAAELADKGYKFVCFESDSSISPLALPNLWEALKENSLIFSGKRTPDVWSREEFLESLNLI